One genomic window of Neisseria sp. oral taxon 014 str. F0314 includes the following:
- a CDS encoding NAD(P)-dependent oxidoreductase, which translates to MSNNEYTQIGWIGLGQMGNPMVTRLLDAGIEVGVYNRSPDKTADLQTKGAKVYPSSTELIRAYPVIFLMVSDYAAVLDILNEDIRKELDGKIIVNMSTIAPSENLAVKTIVEAAGGQFAEAPVSGSVGPATNGTLLILFGGEEGVLNPLQKVFGILGKKTFHFGNVGKGSGAKLVLNSLLGIFGEAYSEAMLMAQQFGIDTDTIIEAVGGSAMDSPMFQTKKSLWANREFPPAFALKHASKDLNLAVNELKQAGNSLPAVETVAESYREAVRAGYGEQDVAGVYLNLAKE; encoded by the coding sequence ATGTCAAACAACGAATACACACAAATCGGCTGGATAGGCTTGGGCCAGATGGGCAACCCGATGGTAACGCGCCTGCTCGATGCGGGCATCGAAGTCGGCGTTTACAACCGCTCGCCCGACAAAACCGCCGACTTGCAAACCAAAGGCGCAAAAGTCTACCCAAGCAGTACCGAACTTATCCGTGCTTATCCCGTCATTTTCCTGATGGTTTCCGACTACGCCGCCGTCCTCGACATCCTCAACGAAGACATCCGCAAAGAGCTTGACGGCAAAATCATCGTCAACATGAGCACCATCGCCCCCTCCGAAAACCTCGCCGTCAAAACCATCGTCGAAGCCGCGGGCGGGCAGTTCGCCGAAGCCCCCGTCTCCGGCTCCGTCGGCCCCGCCACCAACGGTACGCTGCTGATTCTTTTCGGCGGCGAAGAGGGCGTTTTAAACCCCTTGCAAAAAGTGTTCGGCATCCTCGGCAAAAAAACCTTCCACTTCGGCAACGTCGGCAAAGGCTCCGGCGCCAAACTCGTACTCAATTCGCTCTTGGGCATCTTCGGCGAGGCATACAGCGAAGCCATGCTGATGGCGCAGCAATTCGGCATTGATACCGACACCATCATCGAAGCCGTCGGCGGTTCCGCCATGGATTCGCCCATGTTTCAGACCAAAAAATCCCTGTGGGCCAACCGCGAATTTCCGCCCGCTTTCGCCCTCAAACACGCCTCCAAAGACCTCAACCTTGCCGTCAACGAATTGAAACAGGCCGGCAATTCGCTTCCCGCCGTCGAAACCGTTGCCGAAAGCTACCGCGAAGCAGTTCGGGCCGGATACGGCGAACAAGACGTCGCAGGAGTCTATCTGAATCTGGCGAAGGAATAA
- the hisH gene encoding imidazole glycerol phosphate synthase subunit HisH translates to MKVAVVDYGMGNLHSVLKSVQAAQSLSGKTAEIYLTDRPEDVSAADKIIFPGQGAMPDCMAALRKSGLGEAVADGLENKPFFGICVGAQLLFEHSEEGDTAGLGRFKGRVKRFLPNQTDVQGNRLKVPHMGWNTVRQTRPHPLFKDIAPNSRFYFVHNYYFAPEDPDVVLGTSEYPHEFACIVGKDNVFATQFHTEKSHDAGLLLLRNFLDWNGG, encoded by the coding sequence ATGAAAGTCGCCGTCGTCGATTACGGCATGGGCAACCTGCACTCCGTACTCAAATCCGTACAGGCCGCGCAAAGCCTGTCGGGCAAAACCGCCGAAATCTACCTGACCGACCGTCCCGAAGACGTGTCGGCCGCCGACAAAATCATCTTCCCCGGACAAGGCGCGATGCCCGACTGCATGGCCGCGCTGCGCAAAAGCGGCTTGGGCGAAGCGGTTGCGGACGGCCTGGAAAACAAACCGTTTTTCGGCATCTGCGTCGGCGCGCAATTATTGTTCGAACACAGCGAAGAAGGCGATACCGCCGGACTGGGCCGCTTCAAAGGCCGCGTCAAACGCTTCCTCCCGAACCAAACCGATGTGCAGGGCAACCGGTTAAAAGTACCGCACATGGGCTGGAACACAGTACGCCAAACCCGTCCGCACCCCTTGTTTAAAGACATCGCCCCAAACTCGCGCTTTTACTTCGTCCACAACTATTACTTTGCACCCGAAGACCCCGACGTCGTTTTGGGTACCAGCGAATACCCGCACGAATTTGCCTGCATCGTCGGCAAAGACAACGTATTCGCCACCCAGTTCCACACGGAAAAAAGCCACGATGCCGGCCTGCTGCTGTTACGCAATTTTTTGGATTGGAACGGCGGCTGA
- the hisA gene encoding 1-(5-phosphoribosyl)-5-[(5-phosphoribosylamino)methylideneamino]imidazole-4-carboxamide isomerase produces the protein MLLIPAIDLKEGRCVRLKQGLMEQATVFSDSPAETALHWLKQGARRLHLVDLNGAFVGIPKNFPAIKSILAEVANDIPVQLGGGIRDLATIEKYLDLGLADVIIGTAAVKNPDFVREACKEFPGQIIVGLDAKDGMVAIDGWATVTEHRVADLAKRFEEDGVNAIIYTDIGRDGMMSGINIEATVKLAQAAAVPVIASGGLTNLDDIRALCAVEKHGVAGAITGRAIYEGSIDFAEAQKLADALSAA, from the coding sequence ATGTTACTGATTCCGGCAATCGATTTGAAAGAAGGCCGCTGCGTGCGGCTGAAACAGGGGCTGATGGAGCAGGCGACGGTATTCTCCGATTCACCCGCCGAAACCGCGCTGCACTGGCTCAAGCAAGGCGCGCGCCGCCTGCACTTGGTGGACTTGAACGGCGCATTCGTCGGCATACCGAAAAATTTTCCGGCCATCAAATCCATTCTGGCGGAAGTCGCCAACGACATTCCCGTGCAGTTGGGCGGCGGCATCCGCGATTTGGCAACCATTGAAAAATATTTGGATTTGGGTCTGGCTGATGTCATTATCGGCACGGCGGCAGTGAAAAATCCCGATTTCGTGCGCGAAGCGTGCAAAGAATTTCCCGGGCAGATTATCGTCGGGCTGGACGCCAAAGACGGCATGGTGGCGATAGACGGCTGGGCGACAGTAACGGAACACCGCGTTGCCGATCTGGCGAAACGGTTTGAAGAAGACGGCGTCAACGCCATCATTTACACCGACATCGGCCGCGACGGCATGATGAGCGGCATAAACATCGAAGCAACGGTCAAACTCGCCCAAGCGGCCGCCGTTCCGGTCATCGCATCGGGCGGCCTGACCAATCTGGACGACATCCGCGCCTTGTGTGCCGTCGAAAAACACGGCGTGGCGGGCGCGATTACCGGCCGCGCGATTTACGAGGGCAGCATCGATTTCGCCGAAGCGCAAAAATTGGCGGACGCACTGAGTGCCGCCTAA
- the hisF gene encoding imidazole glycerol phosphate synthase subunit HisF: MALAKRIIPCLDVKDGRVVKGVNFLGLRDAGNPVDVAKRYNDEGADELTFLDITASSDNRDTILHVIEDVASQVFIPLTVGGGVRTVADIRRLLNAGADKASINTAAVTNPDLVNEAAGFFGSQAIVVAVDAKAVNPENTRWEIFTHGGRTPTGLDAVEWAVEMQRRGAGEILLTSMDRDGTKQGFNLPLTRAVSEAVDIPVIASGGVGNVQHLIDGIKEGKADAVLAASIFHFGEVSIRDAKLAMREAGIEVRL; encoded by the coding sequence ATGGCACTGGCAAAACGCATCATCCCCTGTCTCGACGTTAAAGACGGCCGCGTCGTCAAAGGCGTGAACTTCCTCGGCCTGCGCGATGCGGGCAACCCCGTCGATGTCGCCAAACGCTACAACGACGAAGGTGCGGACGAACTGACCTTCCTCGACATCACCGCCTCCTCCGACAACCGCGATACCATTTTGCACGTCATCGAAGACGTTGCCTCACAGGTTTTCATTCCGCTGACCGTCGGCGGCGGTGTACGCACCGTAGCCGACATCCGCCGCCTGCTCAATGCCGGCGCGGACAAAGCCAGCATCAACACCGCCGCCGTAACCAATCCCGATTTAGTCAACGAAGCCGCCGGATTTTTCGGCTCGCAAGCCATTGTCGTCGCCGTCGATGCCAAAGCCGTCAATCCCGAAAACACCCGCTGGGAAATCTTCACCCACGGCGGGCGCACGCCGACCGGCTTGGATGCAGTCGAATGGGCGGTTGAAATGCAGCGGCGCGGCGCGGGCGAAATCCTGCTCACCAGTATGGACAGGGACGGTACAAAACAAGGCTTCAACCTACCGCTAACCCGCGCCGTCAGCGAAGCGGTCGATATTCCCGTTATAGCCTCCGGCGGCGTCGGCAATGTTCAGCATCTGATTGACGGCATCAAAGAAGGCAAAGCGGATGCCGTGCTTGCCGCCAGTATTTTCCACTTCGGCGAAGTCAGTATCCGCGATGCGAAGCTCGCCATGCGCGAAGCCGGAATCGAAGTGCGGCTGTAA
- the hisI gene encoding phosphoribosyl-AMP cyclohydrolase, translating to MDNSLLEAVKFDEKGLVCAIAQDRQTCRVLMVAWMNAEALQKTVETGFAHYYSRSRQKQWMKGEESGHTQKVYELRLDCDGDAIVMLIDQNGGIACHTGRESCFYKIWKDGTWQTVDAVLKDEEAIYGHTHP from the coding sequence ATGGATAACAGCCTGCTTGAAGCCGTCAAATTCGACGAAAAAGGCTTGGTCTGCGCCATCGCCCAAGATAGGCAGACCTGCCGCGTATTGATGGTCGCATGGATGAACGCCGAGGCGCTGCAAAAAACCGTAGAAACCGGTTTCGCCCACTATTACAGCCGTTCGCGCCAAAAACAATGGATGAAAGGCGAAGAATCGGGGCACACGCAAAAGGTGTACGAATTGCGCCTCGACTGTGACGGCGACGCCATCGTGATGCTGATAGACCAAAACGGCGGCATCGCCTGCCATACGGGACGCGAAAGCTGTTTCTACAAAATCTGGAAAGACGGCACATGGCAGACGGTTGATGCCGTGTTGAAAGACGAAGAAGCCATTTATGGGCATACGCATCCTTAG
- a CDS encoding phosphoribosyl-ATP diphosphatase — translation MTDTILSQIQNTVDSRKGGDPEASYVAQLLHKGEDKILKKVIEEAGEVLMASKDGGGEHLVYEVADLWFHTMVLLAHHGLRAEDVLNELTRRQGLSGLAEKAARKEP, via the coding sequence ATGACCGACACCATCCTCTCCCAAATCCAAAACACCGTCGACTCCCGAAAAGGCGGCGATCCCGAAGCATCCTACGTTGCCCAGCTTCTGCACAAAGGCGAAGACAAAATCCTCAAAAAAGTCATCGAAGAAGCGGGCGAAGTGCTGATGGCTTCGAAAGACGGCGGCGGCGAACACCTCGTTTACGAGGTAGCCGACTTATGGTTTCACACTATGGTCCTCTTGGCGCATCACGGCCTGCGCGCCGAAGACGTGCTGAACGAGCTTACGCGCCGCCAAGGTTTGTCGGGGCTGGCCGAAAAAGCCGCCCGCAAAGAGCCGTAG
- a CDS encoding histidine triad nucleotide-binding protein, with translation MSDCIFCKIADKEIPANTVYEDGEMLCFKDIRPAAPVHLLLIPKVHFDSLAHARPEHEALLGKMMLKVPQIAEKSGLTNGFKTVINTGKGGGQEVFHLHIHIMGTPA, from the coding sequence ATGAGCGACTGTATTTTCTGCAAAATCGCAGACAAAGAAATCCCTGCAAACACCGTGTACGAAGACGGCGAAATGCTGTGTTTCAAAGACATCCGCCCCGCCGCACCGGTTCACCTGCTGCTGATTCCGAAAGTGCATTTCGACTCGCTGGCGCACGCGCGGCCGGAACATGAAGCACTGTTGGGCAAAATGATGCTGAAAGTGCCGCAGATTGCCGAAAAATCAGGATTGACCAACGGTTTCAAAACAGTCATCAACACCGGCAAAGGCGGCGGGCAGGAAGTCTTCCACCTGCACATCCACATCATGGGTACGCCTGCCTGA
- the tatA gene encoding Sec-independent protein translocase subunit TatA translates to MGSFSVTHWVIVLIIVVLVFGTKKLRNVGKDLGGAVHDFKKGLNEGTEGQSAKKDEVIEHKKDEEDKA, encoded by the coding sequence ATGGGTAGCTTCTCGGTAACACACTGGGTCATCGTTTTGATTATCGTAGTTTTGGTGTTCGGCACTAAAAAATTGCGCAATGTCGGCAAAGATTTGGGCGGAGCGGTACACGATTTCAAAAAAGGCCTGAACGAAGGCACCGAAGGTCAGAGTGCGAAAAAAGACGAAGTCATCGAACATAAAAAAGACGAAGAAGACAAAGCCTGA
- the tatB gene encoding Sec-independent protein translocase protein TatB, which yields MFDFGLGELLLVGVVALIVIGPERLPKAARMAGNMVGKLQRLVSSVKQELNTQIELEELRKAKQEFESAASQFKDDLKDIGGNTQNDLNEISDGLKPWERLPEQRTPADFGVDEHGNPLPQTESAQTEETVFDDNGQPISPVSAPDADNAYDADKAWHDYLTLSARPSETPEVSYIETLPAAPAVLHTASLRKQAMSRKRDLRPKYHAKPKLRIRKK from the coding sequence ATGTTTGATTTCGGTTTAGGCGAGCTGCTGCTGGTGGGCGTGGTCGCCCTGATTGTAATCGGCCCCGAACGCCTGCCGAAGGCGGCGCGGATGGCGGGCAATATGGTCGGCAAACTGCAACGGCTGGTCAGCAGCGTCAAGCAGGAACTGAACACGCAGATCGAACTGGAAGAATTGCGTAAAGCCAAACAGGAATTTGAGTCTGCGGCTTCGCAATTTAAAGACGATTTGAAAGACATCGGCGGCAACACGCAAAACGACTTGAACGAAATTTCAGACGGCCTCAAACCGTGGGAGCGGCTGCCCGAACAGCGAACCCCCGCCGATTTCGGTGTCGACGAACACGGCAACCCGCTGCCTCAAACAGAAAGCGCGCAAACAGAGGAAACCGTATTCGACGACAACGGACAGCCCATCTCCCCCGTTTCGGCCCCCGACGCCGACAATGCCTACGATGCGGACAAAGCATGGCATGATTACCTGACCTTGTCTGCAAGGCCGTCTGAAACGCCCGAAGTCAGCTATATCGAAACCCTCCCTGCCGCTCCCGCAGTCTTGCACACTGCCTCGCTTCGCAAACAGGCCATGAGCCGCAAACGCGATTTGCGTCCGAAATACCATGCCAAACCCAAACTTCGCATCCGTAAAAAGTGA